The Arthrobacter sp. PM3 genome contains the following window.
CGGGCCGTTCCTTTACGAAAGGTTCAATCACTCGTGACATCACCAGGAAAGAGCTTCCTTCGAAGCGGGGGACTCCGGAGGGCAGCGGCGCTGACCCTGGGCTTGCCGGTTCTTCTGTCCACCATCGCAATCGCGCCCGCCCACGCGGCCCCGGCGCAGGGCGCGGCCACGGCCGGCGTCGCACAGAAGAATATTGATCCGAACAACTACAGGGACGGCCGCTACATTGTGGTCCTGGCAGAAAAGCCGTCCGCAACATACGACGGCGGGACTGCCGGACTGCCGGCCACCAAGCCGGCGCCGGGCAAGAAGCTGGACGCCAACAGGGCTGAAGTCAAGCAGTACAAGGCGCACCTGGAACAAAAGCAGTCCGAGGTGGCCGGCCAGCAGGGTGTCACCATGCAGCGCCAGTACACCGCCGCCATCAACGGGTTCAGCGCCAAACTGACGGCGGACCAGGCCCTCAAGCTGGCCAGGGACCCCTCCGTCCTGGTGGTGGCACCGGACACGCAGAACGCGCCGGACTACTCCAGCACCGATTTCCTGAAGCTGAGCGGCGCCAACGGCACGTGGAACACCAAGTTCGGCGGTCAGGACGCGGCCGGCAAGGGTGTCGTGGTGGGTGTCATCGACACCGGCTACACCCCCTCCAGCGCGTTCTTCGCCGGTGACGAGGTCAAGCCGCTCACCGGAGACCCCGTCGTCGGCGTGCCCTACCGCACCGCGGACGGCAAGATTGAAATGCTCAAGGCCGACGGCGAGCTCTTCAAGGGCGACTGCCAGGCCGGCACCGATTTTGACGGCACCGCCTGCAACTCCAAAGTCCTGAGCGCCCGCTACTTCGGCGACGCCTTTGCCGCCACCGTGCCGGAGTCCGACTGGGCTCCGGGCGAGCGGCTGTCGCCCGTCGACGCCGCCAGCCACGGCACGCACACCGCCAGCACCGCCGCCGGAAACGCCAATGTCGAGGCCGTCGTCGACGGCCGGAGCTTCGGCAAGACCAGCGGGGTGGCGCCCGCGGCGAAGCTGTCCATCTACAAGGTCTGCTGGGAGGACAACGACCCCAACAGCGGCGGCTGCTACTCCTCCGCGTCCATCGACGCCATCAACCAGGCCATCCTGGACGGCGTGGATGTCCTGAACTACTCGATCTCCGGCGCCACGGACACCACCACGGACCCCGTATCCCTGGCGTTCCTGTCCGCAGCCTCCGCCGGGATCTTCGTCGCCGCCTCCGCGGGCAACTCCGGCCCCACCGCCAGCACCGTGAACCATGGGGCGCCGTGGATGACGACGGTCGCCGCCAGCAGCTTCTCCCAGGAACTGCAGGGAACCGCCGAATTCTCCGACGGCAGCAAGTACCGCGGCGCCAGCATCATGAACACCCAGGTCTCCAACGCCGGCGTCGTGCTGGCGGCCAACGTCGGCGCGGCCGGCAGCACCAACCCGGCGCTGTGCGGCAACGGCTCGCTGGACCCGGCCAAGATTGCCGGCAAGGTGGTGGTCTGTGACCGCGGAGTCGTGGACCGAGTCGAAAAGAGCGCCGAGGTCAAACGCGGCGGCGGCGTCGGCATGATCCTGGTCAACCTGAGCAATTCCTCGCTGGACACGGACAAGCACTCGGTCCCCACGGTCCACGTGAACCCGCCCGCCACCGAGGCCATCAAGGCCAAGGTCGCCGCCAACCCGGCCATCACGGTGTCACTGGTCAACAAGGACACCACCGGGCTGCCCCTCGAGGCGCAGCCGCAGATTGCCGGCTTCTCCTCCCGGGGCCCGCTGCTGGCCACCGGCTCTGACCTGCTGAAGCCCGACGTCGCCGCTCCCGGCGTGGCCGTCCTGGCCGGTGTTTCACCGATCGGCACCGGCGGGGACGACTTCGGCTTCCTGTCGGGAACCTCCATGGCCTCCCCGCACGTGGCAGGCTTCGGCGCGCTGATCCTGGCCAAGAACCCGACGTGGTCCCCGGCGACGGTCAAGTCCGCGATGATGACCACCACCAGTGACGTCAAGAACGCCGACGGCTCGAAGAACACGGACGTCTTCGCCACCGGCGCAGGCCAGGTGGACCCGGCCCGTGTGCTTGATCCCGGCCTCGTCTACGACGCCAACATCGAGGACTACCTCTCGTTCATCCAGGGCACCGGCATCGATCTTGGCATTCCGGGCCTGGCCACCACCAAGCCGCGGGACATGAACCTGCCCTCCTTCGCCCTGGGCAACCTGGCCGGGAAGATCGAGGTCACCCGCACGGTGACCGCCCTGACGCCGGGCGTGTACAAGGCAAAGTTCGATGTTCCCGGCATCAAGGTCAGCGTGACCCCGGCCGCCCTGAACTTCAACGCCGCCGGCGAGAAGCGCACGTTCAAGGTCTCCTTCGAGAACCAGGGCGCGCCGCTGGGCAAGTTCGCGACCGGGTCCCTGACCTGGCAGGGCGCCAACAAGACCGTCACGTCCCCGATCGCGGTCCGCCCGCAGTCGGTCGTGGCCGCGCACGACGTCGCGTTCACGTCGAAGGGCGGCACCGGCTCGGGCGCCATCAAGGTCCTCTCCGGCACGAACTCGCCGGTCCAGATGACCCTCGACGGACTGTCGAAGGCGGATTCCACCGCCGTCGAACTGGTCCCGGGGCCGTTCACCGGTGCGGAGGACGCCTCTAACGTCATCAAGACCGTCAACGTTCCGGCCGGGGCGCCGCTGGCCAAGTTCTCGGTCATCTCCTCAGACCCGGGCGCCGACTTCGACATGTACGTCATGACCCCCGACGGCCCGCTGACGGTTGCGACGTCGTCGGCCAGTGAATCCGTGTCCATCCCCAACCCGACTGCGGGTGACTACACGATCTACGTGAACCTGTACGCCAGCCCGAACAATCGGCCCACGAAGGCCTCCGTTGACGCTGCCGTGCTGGGCAAGACGGCCGGGAAGTCCTCGCTGAACCCGAACCCGCTGAAGCTGGCCAACGGCAAGGCCGGCAGTGTCACGCTGAACTGGTCCGGACTGGAACCGGGTTCCTACATCGGCCGGGTGACCTTTGCCGGGGCCAGCGATCCCACGTTCGTCAGCGTGCTCGTGACTCCGGCTGGGGGCGTCGTGGTCCCGCCGACCGCCGAGGACCAGGACAGCAACCCCGGTCCCGGTGACAGCGAAGACGGCGGCAATGACAAGGGCAAGAAGGTGAAGAAGGAGAAGGGCAAGATCCAGAACGAAGATCTGGGCTTCTCCCCGGACAACGCCATCTAGGCGGCATCCGGCACCGGCAACGGCAATGGCCGGCGGTTCACACCGCCGGCCATTTGCCATTTAAGCCCCTGCCGGCACTCCGCGGCGCGGACCTAGACGGCGCCGGTGGAACCCGCGCTGCCGCCGAGCAGCGGCGCCATGGAGTGCCAGCGTGCGATCTCACAGCCGTCGGTCCGGCTGAACCGGCAGTTGACCTCGCGGCCCAAGTACGTGCCGGTCACGACGGCGGTCTGCGGGCCGCCGTACTGCTGCGTGCACAGCGGCGGCGGCCCGGGCTTGGGGAAGAAGATGGCCTCGCCGTGGCGCCGGACCGCGTCGAGCGCGGCGGCCGGATCGGGAACCGTGGAGGCGGGGGAGGAGGTGCCGTCGCCGGCCTGCAGCCGGAAGGTGTACTCCGGGCCGCCGGGAGTCTCGGTCAGGCGGATGGTGAGGTCGACGTCGTACTGCGGATCGGCGGTGCCCGTCATGTGGATCCCTTCGCGCTGTTGTCCGGAGGCAGGTTCCGGGCCGCGGCGGCCAGCAGGGGCGCCAGCTCCTGCAACAGGCGCTGCCGGAGCTCCTGCGACTCGGCCGCGAAGGCCCGCTGGTATTCAACGTACTCGGCTTTGCCCTCCGGCGTCTCGATCCGGATGGCTGGATAGCCCCATTCCGCGAGGTCGTAGGGCGAGGCCTGCATGTCCATGGCCCGGATCCGCCAGGACAGTTCGAAGCAGTCCATGACGAGCTCGCTGGGCAGCAGCGGAGAAAGTTTGTAGGCCCACTTGTAGACGTCCATGTTGGCGTGCAGGCAGCCGGGCTGCTCCATGGTCCGCTGGTTCTCCCGACTGGGGACCAGGCTGTTCAGCGGCACCGCGTCCGGGGTGTAGAACCGGAAGGCATCAAAGTGCGAGCACCGGATCCGGTTCTCCTCTACGACCTCGTCGGTGCGCCCGGCCCCCAGCCGCAGCTGCAGGTATTCGTGCCGGAGTTCGAACTTGTCCTGGCGGTAGACCATGGCCCACTCGTGCAGCCCGAAGCAGCCGAACTGGGCCGGCCGCGCCGCGGTCCCGGACAGGATGATGCCGGCGAACTGCAGTGCCTCCCGGCGGTCCCGGAGGAAGGCCTCGACGTCGACCGTCACCGCC
Protein-coding sequences here:
- a CDS encoding 3-methyladenine DNA glycosylase, whose product is MSWAPRQGRARTLHLPQDEWLPRQAAHQQRVRRYADPYLERRSAGRKHPVEDFLFTYYTQKPGQLLRWHPGAGVVLSGAEAAARTGWKYYRAADDGERAAAGLPADLPAVTVDVEAFLRDRREALQFAGIILSGTAARPAQFGCFGLHEWAMVYRQDKFELRHEYLQLRLGAGRTDEVVEENRIRCSHFDAFRFYTPDAVPLNSLVPSRENQRTMEQPGCLHANMDVYKWAYKLSPLLPSELVMDCFELSWRIRAMDMQASPYDLAEWGYPAIRIETPEGKAEYVEYQRAFAAESQELRQRLLQELAPLLAAAARNLPPDNSAKGST
- a CDS encoding serine protease inhibitor, with product MTGTADPQYDVDLTIRLTETPGGPEYTFRLQAGDGTSSPASTVPDPAAALDAVRRHGEAIFFPKPGPPPLCTQQYGGPQTAVVTGTYLGREVNCRFSRTDGCEIARWHSMAPLLGGSAGSTGAV
- a CDS encoding S8 family peptidase, whose amino-acid sequence is MTLGLPVLLSTIAIAPAHAAPAQGAATAGVAQKNIDPNNYRDGRYIVVLAEKPSATYDGGTAGLPATKPAPGKKLDANRAEVKQYKAHLEQKQSEVAGQQGVTMQRQYTAAINGFSAKLTADQALKLARDPSVLVVAPDTQNAPDYSSTDFLKLSGANGTWNTKFGGQDAAGKGVVVGVIDTGYTPSSAFFAGDEVKPLTGDPVVGVPYRTADGKIEMLKADGELFKGDCQAGTDFDGTACNSKVLSARYFGDAFAATVPESDWAPGERLSPVDAASHGTHTASTAAGNANVEAVVDGRSFGKTSGVAPAAKLSIYKVCWEDNDPNSGGCYSSASIDAINQAILDGVDVLNYSISGATDTTTDPVSLAFLSAASAGIFVAASAGNSGPTASTVNHGAPWMTTVAASSFSQELQGTAEFSDGSKYRGASIMNTQVSNAGVVLAANVGAAGSTNPALCGNGSLDPAKIAGKVVVCDRGVVDRVEKSAEVKRGGGVGMILVNLSNSSLDTDKHSVPTVHVNPPATEAIKAKVAANPAITVSLVNKDTTGLPLEAQPQIAGFSSRGPLLATGSDLLKPDVAAPGVAVLAGVSPIGTGGDDFGFLSGTSMASPHVAGFGALILAKNPTWSPATVKSAMMTTTSDVKNADGSKNTDVFATGAGQVDPARVLDPGLVYDANIEDYLSFIQGTGIDLGIPGLATTKPRDMNLPSFALGNLAGKIEVTRTVTALTPGVYKAKFDVPGIKVSVTPAALNFNAAGEKRTFKVSFENQGAPLGKFATGSLTWQGANKTVTSPIAVRPQSVVAAHDVAFTSKGGTGSGAIKVLSGTNSPVQMTLDGLSKADSTAVELVPGPFTGAEDASNVIKTVNVPAGAPLAKFSVISSDPGADFDMYVMTPDGPLTVATSSASESVSIPNPTAGDYTIYVNLYASPNNRPTKASVDAAVLGKTAGKSSLNPNPLKLANGKAGSVTLNWSGLEPGSYIGRVTFAGASDPTFVSVLVTPAGGVVVPPTAEDQDSNPGPGDSEDGGNDKGKKVKKEKGKIQNEDLGFSPDNAI